In Maridesulfovibrio sp., a single genomic region encodes these proteins:
- the ftsE gene encoding cell division ATP-binding protein FtsE, with protein sequence MIRLNRLSYNFGPTWALKDITLNIGKGEFIFLTGHSGAGKTTLMRLLYGALPLKRGQGTVAGFELHNMKRGNIPMLRRELGVVFQDFKILPNRSVYENVALALTVRSMPKSTIDKRVRAIIRALGLDNKSYTKCHQLSGGEQQRVAIARAMVVNPKLILADEPTGNLDFELSLHLMEVFKQFHTHGTTVVMATHSREILRTVPDARIVHLENGQICEPPAHILEECCPC encoded by the coding sequence ATGATACGGCTCAACAGGCTGTCTTACAATTTCGGTCCCACCTGGGCACTCAAGGACATCACCCTGAACATCGGGAAAGGTGAGTTCATCTTTCTGACTGGCCATTCCGGGGCCGGAAAGACCACCCTCATGCGCCTTCTGTACGGAGCGCTGCCCCTCAAACGCGGACAGGGCACCGTTGCCGGTTTTGAACTGCACAACATGAAACGGGGTAATATCCCCATGCTGCGCCGGGAACTCGGCGTGGTCTTTCAGGATTTCAAGATACTGCCGAACCGCTCGGTGTACGAAAACGTCGCTCTGGCCCTGACTGTGCGCAGCATGCCCAAATCCACCATAGACAAAAGGGTCCGGGCCATAATCCGGGCTCTGGGGCTTGATAACAAGAGCTACACCAAATGCCATCAGCTTTCCGGCGGCGAGCAGCAGCGGGTCGCCATTGCCCGCGCAATGGTGGTCAATCCCAAACTCATCCTTGCCGACGAACCGACCGGAAACCTTGATTTCGAACTGTCCTTGCACCTCATGGAGGTGTTCAAGCAGTTTCATACCCACGGGACTACAGTGGTGATGGCCACCCACAGCCGGGAAATACTGCGCACTGTCCCGGATGCGCGGATTGTCCATCTTGAAAACGGGCAGATCTGCGAACCTCCGGCCCACATCCTTGAGGAGTGCTGCCCGTGCTAG
- a CDS encoding pyridoxal phosphate-dependent aminotransferase, with product MKISERLMRAKPSATLAVNAKAQELRAQGKEIVSLAVGEPDFGTPKHVCEAMKKAVDEGFTRYTPVPGIPELRKAIADYYGKFYGAKALAENTIVSNGGKHSLYNLFMALINPGDEVLIPAPYWVSYPSMVELAEGKPVIVPTTAESGFLADIETLEAACTDRTRVLVLNTPSNPTGGHYPQAHLDEIAAWAKSKGIFIISDEVYDRLVYAPAEYSTLCNFWEKNPEDVAIVGALSKSFSMTGWRVGTTLAHVDLVKAMTKIQSQSTSNVNSMTQKAAVAAFEGPWDLVDEMKVAFQRRRDLAYDIISSWPGAVCPKPNGAFYLFPVLDAFYTEETPDSASMCTKILEEAGVALVPGSAFGDDRCIRFSYAVDDEVLRKSLEKIGNVLMNK from the coding sequence ATGAAAATTTCTGAAAGACTTATGAGAGCCAAGCCGTCCGCGACGCTGGCTGTCAACGCCAAAGCGCAGGAACTGCGCGCACAGGGAAAGGAAATAGTCAGCCTTGCAGTAGGCGAGCCGGACTTCGGGACCCCTAAACACGTCTGCGAAGCCATGAAAAAAGCTGTTGATGAAGGATTCACCCGTTACACCCCGGTTCCGGGAATCCCGGAACTGCGCAAAGCCATAGCCGACTACTACGGCAAATTTTACGGCGCAAAGGCTCTGGCCGAAAACACCATCGTCAGCAACGGCGGAAAGCATTCGCTTTACAACCTGTTCATGGCTCTGATCAATCCGGGCGATGAAGTGCTCATCCCCGCTCCCTACTGGGTAAGCTATCCGTCCATGGTTGAGCTGGCGGAAGGTAAGCCGGTCATTGTTCCCACAACTGCGGAATCCGGCTTTCTGGCCGATATTGAAACACTTGAGGCAGCATGCACCGACAGAACCAGAGTGCTTGTGCTGAACACTCCCTCCAACCCCACCGGCGGACATTATCCTCAGGCACACCTTGATGAAATCGCCGCCTGGGCCAAATCCAAGGGCATCTTCATCATTTCCGATGAAGTGTATGACAGGCTGGTCTACGCACCGGCCGAGTACTCCACTCTCTGCAACTTCTGGGAAAAGAACCCCGAAGATGTAGCCATTGTCGGCGCGCTCTCGAAAAGCTTCAGCATGACCGGCTGGCGCGTGGGAACCACTCTGGCACACGTCGATCTGGTCAAGGCCATGACCAAGATACAGAGCCAGTCCACTTCAAACGTGAACTCCATGACCCAGAAGGCCGCAGTGGCTGCGTTCGAAGGTCCCTGGGACCTCGTAGACGAAATGAAGGTAGCCTTCCAGAGACGTCGCGACCTGGCCTACGACATCATTTCATCCTGGCCCGGAGCAGTGTGCCCCAAACCAAACGGAGCATTCTATCTCTTCCCGGTACTGGACGCTTTCTACACCGAAGAAACTCCTGATTCCGCATCCATGTGCACCAAAATACTGGAGGAAGCAGGCGTAGCTCTCGTTCCCGGTTCCGCTTTCGGTGATGACCGCTGCATCCGCTTTTCCTACGCGGTTGACGATGAGGTTCTTAGAAAGTCACTGGAAAAAATCGGTAATGTGTTGATGAACAAATAA